The following are encoded together in the Fusobacterium perfoetens genome:
- a CDS encoding PDDEXK nuclease domain-containing protein, producing MDIEIKKDVYTEISNLLKEARKSIVSNINTTMTKTYFLIGKRIVEEEQNGNERAVYGENLIKTLSKRLTEEFGKGFSVTNLKQMKSFYIAYKKGQTVSDQFKLSWSHYLILMRMENIEERNFYEIESIQNNWSLRELRRQIDSALYERLVLSRDKEKVKELAFKGQVIEKPEDVVKDPYILEFLGFEEQSNYSENKLETEIINNLEKFLLELGKGFTFVGRQVRFTFDEKHFRVDLVFYNRILKCFVLIDLKIGEVTHQDLGQMQMYVNYYDRYVRLPDENKSIGIIICREKNDTLVKLTLPEDNNQIFASKYMTVLPTKEEFKKILDKNLDN from the coding sequence ATGGATATAGAAATAAAAAAAGATGTATATACTGAAATTAGTAATTTATTAAAAGAAGCTAGAAAAAGTATAGTTTCTAATATAAATACTACAATGACTAAAACTTATTTTTTAATAGGAAAAAGAATTGTAGAAGAAGAACAAAATGGAAATGAAAGAGCTGTTTATGGAGAAAATTTAATAAAAACTCTTTCTAAAAGACTAACAGAGGAGTTTGGAAAAGGATTTTCAGTAACAAATCTTAAACAAATGAAAAGTTTTTATATTGCTTACAAAAAAGGTCAGACAGTGTCTGACCAATTCAAATTAAGCTGGTCTCATTATCTTATCCTTATGAGAATGGAAAATATAGAGGAACGAAATTTTTACGAAATAGAATCTATTCAAAATAATTGGAGCTTGAGAGAATTAAGAAGACAGATTGATTCAGCTTTATATGAAAGATTAGTTTTAAGTAGAGATAAAGAAAAAGTCAAAGAACTAGCTTTTAAAGGACAGGTTATTGAAAAACCTGAAGATGTAGTAAAAGATCCATATATTTTAGAATTTTTAGGATTTGAAGAACAAAGTAATTATTCTGAAAATAAGTTAGAAACAGAAATAATAAATAATTTAGAAAAATTCTTACTAGAACTTGGAAAAGGATTTACATTTGTTGGAAGACAAGTAAGATTTACTTTTGATGAAAAACATTTTAGGGTAGACTTAGTTTTTTACAATAGAATACTAAAATGTTTTGTGCTGATTGATTTGAAAATAGGAGAAGTTACTCATCAAGATTTAGGGCAAATGCAAATGTATGTAAACTATTATGATAGATATGTGAGACTTCCTGATGAAAATAAAAGTATAGGAATTATTATATGTAGAGAAAAGAATGATACTTTAGTAAAATTAACTCTTCCTGAAGATAATAATCAAATTTTTGCTAGTAAATATATGACAGTTCTTCCAACTAAAGAGGAGTTTAAGAAAATATTAGATAAAAATCTCGATAACTAA
- a CDS encoding BatD family protein, which produces MKVIQKIDGKLKILSLLLLFVFIQIISLGATLTVDTTKTRVGVPLKIMVNFTNEKKQEYKIIGIENFQNMNKSSQQKSSWINGKSTKSYSDIYTVLPLNEGDFILNLEIDGKKVSNDININVSKDNKEIENSLVTTKNSEYKRKYFIGEKIPYFEKIITKISLNNYGYINPPTFKDFTFKDMTPNNQGNPLVKRISDQDGEKLEILVREGILEANSIGEKNIVSGLIGYNEASANDFFMMSGSEPKYTGGDEISIKILPLPEEGKPQDFQNILGDLKGDINWENKLTVDVGQTFVLKLRLYGEVNLDSLEKLPVEENEKFNIFQSVTDFSKKINNGKYESSKEFEIAFIPKKSGTFSTPEIKVNYFDVKDRKYKTFIVPSKKIKAIGGQNITVQSNNTLDNKSKVDNTTENKITPKEKNIIKISAIPEEKENKDYLIWISGVLGVIVIIQGGIIIKLLIDKKAPEKRNYKDLIKKMKNAKDNKSFYEIYCEFMKERYNFSPKAQFEDILIKNGGSDEVLEINRCIQKKLFKNEKIDYLKVINILKKL; this is translated from the coding sequence ATGAAAGTGATACAAAAAATAGATGGTAAACTTAAAATATTATCTCTACTTTTATTATTTGTTTTTATTCAAATTATCTCTTTGGGAGCCACTCTTACAGTTGATACAACAAAAACAAGAGTTGGTGTTCCTCTTAAGATAATGGTTAATTTTACAAATGAGAAAAAACAAGAATATAAAATAATAGGGATTGAAAACTTTCAAAATATGAATAAAAGTTCTCAGCAAAAATCCTCTTGGATAAATGGAAAATCAACAAAATCTTATTCAGATATCTATACAGTACTTCCGCTTAACGAGGGAGATTTTATTTTAAATCTTGAGATTGATGGAAAAAAAGTTTCTAATGATATAAATATAAATGTTTCTAAAGATAATAAAGAGATAGAAAATTCTTTAGTTACAACGAAGAATAGTGAGTATAAAAGAAAATATTTTATTGGAGAAAAAATCCCATACTTTGAAAAAATAATTACAAAAATTTCATTAAATAACTATGGATATATAAACCCTCCAACTTTCAAAGATTTTACTTTTAAAGATATGACACCAAATAATCAAGGTAATCCTTTAGTAAAAAGAATATCTGATCAAGATGGGGAAAAATTAGAAATTCTTGTAAGAGAGGGTATTTTAGAAGCAAACTCTATTGGAGAAAAAAATATTGTGTCTGGGCTTATCGGCTACAATGAGGCAAGTGCCAATGATTTCTTTATGATGAGTGGGTCAGAGCCAAAATATACTGGTGGAGATGAAATATCTATAAAAATTCTTCCACTACCAGAAGAGGGAAAACCACAAGATTTTCAAAATATCCTTGGAGATCTAAAAGGAGATATAAACTGGGAAAATAAATTAACTGTTGATGTAGGACAAACTTTTGTTTTAAAGTTAAGACTTTATGGAGAAGTAAATCTTGATTCATTAGAAAAACTTCCAGTAGAAGAAAATGAAAAATTTAATATTTTTCAATCTGTGACTGATTTCTCAAAAAAAATAAATAATGGAAAATATGAGAGTTCTAAAGAATTTGAAATTGCTTTTATACCTAAAAAGTCTGGTACTTTTTCTACACCAGAGATAAAAGTAAATTATTTTGATGTAAAAGATAGAAAATATAAAACTTTTATAGTCCCATCAAAAAAGATAAAAGCTATCGGTGGACAAAATATTACAGTTCAATCTAATAATACTTTAGATAATAAATCTAAAGTTGATAACACTACTGAAAATAAAATTACTCCAAAAGAAAAAAATATTATAAAAATTTCTGCAATTCCAGAAGAAAAAGAAAATAAAGATTATCTGATTTGGATATCAGGAGTTTTAGGAGTAATAGTTATAATTCAAGGTGGGATTATTATAAAACTTCTGATTGATAAAAAAGCTCCTGAAAAAAGAAATTACAAAGATTTAATAAAAAAAATGAAAAATGCTAAAGATAATAAAAGTTTTTATGAAATCTATTGTGAATTTATGAAAGAGAGATATAATTTTAGCCCTAAAGCTCAATTTGAAGATATACTTATTAAAAATGGTGGCTCTGATGAGGTTTTAGAAATAAATCGTTGTATTCAAAAAAAACTTTTTAAAAATGAAAAGATTGATTATTTGAAAGTTATAAATATTTTGAAAAAATTATAA
- a CDS encoding tetratricopeptide repeat protein, producing MKNKKYIWIGSFVLSILLLTYSYKDIKLYYYVKMGNKNYYSKNYEKAIEYYKKALKIKEDYNIRINLIITDYQMKNYKKVLESPVENGFLKGNSLVFMSEKNQNNTEDLKKSLEYYKEEILTNNDINIKKNYEIIENRLKEQQQNQDNQNSNNQQENKDKKQNQNSDSEKDKNNNDNQQNSQNQDNKNQQNNDDNQGQDNKDNQNNKQNKDQNKNNQSNQDSNNNQNNLDRNNNEQNNSQENLDNSNKEKSKNNEQQQNENNSSENEKERENNKNSNSQNSSLDKPQQTKQQKELQLMLKNLEKNEKQSFKNNERLIGVENESDTKNRW from the coding sequence ATGAAAAATAAAAAATATATTTGGATTGGCTCTTTTGTTCTTTCTATTTTGCTTTTAACTTATTCATATAAAGATATAAAGCTTTATTATTATGTAAAAATGGGAAATAAAAACTATTATTCTAAAAATTATGAAAAGGCAATAGAGTATTATAAAAAAGCTCTTAAGATAAAAGAGGACTATAACATAAGAATAAACCTTATCATTACAGATTATCAGATGAAAAATTATAAAAAAGTTTTGGAAAGCCCTGTTGAGAATGGATTTTTGAAGGGAAATTCATTGGTTTTTATGTCTGAAAAAAATCAAAACAATACTGAGGATTTAAAAAAATCTTTAGAATATTATAAGGAAGAGATTTTGACTAATAATGATATAAATATTAAAAAAAATTATGAGATTATTGAAAATAGATTAAAAGAGCAACAACAAAATCAAGATAATCAAAATTCTAATAATCAACAGGAAAATAAAGATAAAAAACAAAATCAAAACTCTGATAGTGAGAAAGATAAAAATAATAACGACAATCAACAAAATAGTCAAAATCAAGATAATAAAAATCAACAGAATAACGACGATAATCAAGGACAAGATAATAAAGATAATCAAAATAATAAACAAAATAAAGACCAAAATAAAAATAATCAATCTAATCAAGACAGTAACAATAATCAAAATAATTTAGATAGAAATAATAATGAGCAAAATAATTCCCAAGAAAATTTAGATAATTCTAATAAAGAAAAATCTAAAAATAATGAGCAACAACAAAATGAAAATAATAGTTCTGAAAATGAAAAAGAGAGAGAAAATAATAAAAATTCTAATTCTCAAAATAGTTCTTTAGATAAACCTCAACAAACTAAACAACAAAAAGAACTACAACTTATGTTAAAAAATCTTGAAAAAAATGAAAAACAATCATTTAAAAATAATGAAAGATTGATAGGAGTTGAAAATGAAAGTGATACAAAAAATAGATGGTAA
- a CDS encoding vWA domain-containing protein codes for MEFGNLENLIYFIFPVLSLILLIIGYEKKKKGLKFLNISNNKKIDFLKIFFINIGTVLVCISLLSPQKLIEEKEVERKGNSIYILMDTSRSMLTKDIYPNRIERAKTIAKNIILNLKGDKVGIIPFSDSAYIQMPLTDDYKIAENFINVIDTNLLSGGGTNIFEGLSIANKSFEETETKNKIVLVISDGGDTDDKTLDFIKKNNIKVYSVGVGTEKGSVIPDNKKSGFIKDEKGNIVVSSLNSKFLKEMSEISNGKYFEVNNLSDNTKEFIFDIETLDKSKIKDEKISIYEKYFQWFLGIGLLFILVGYFLKGGTKYEK; via the coding sequence GTGGAGTTTGGAAATCTTGAAAATTTGATATATTTTATTTTTCCTGTTCTTTCGCTTATCCTTTTGATTATAGGATATGAGAAAAAGAAAAAAGGTTTAAAGTTTTTAAATATATCAAATAATAAAAAAATAGATTTTTTAAAAATATTTTTTATAAATATTGGGACAGTTTTGGTTTGTATCTCTTTGTTATCTCCTCAAAAACTTATTGAGGAAAAAGAGGTTGAACGTAAAGGAAATAGTATTTATATTCTTATGGATACTTCTCGTTCAATGCTTACAAAGGATATTTATCCAAACAGAATTGAAAGAGCTAAAACCATTGCTAAAAATATAATTCTTAATCTAAAAGGAGATAAAGTCGGAATAATTCCTTTTTCAGATAGTGCATATATCCAAATGCCACTGACTGATGACTACAAAATAGCTGAAAATTTTATAAATGTTATTGATACTAATCTTCTTTCTGGTGGAGGAACAAATATTTTTGAAGGTTTATCCATTGCAAATAAATCCTTTGAGGAAACTGAGACAAAAAATAAAATAGTTTTGGTTATTTCAGACGGTGGAGATACAGATGATAAAACTTTAGATTTTATTAAAAAAAATAATATAAAAGTTTATTCTGTAGGAGTTGGAACCGAAAAAGGATCTGTTATTCCTGATAATAAAAAAAGTGGATTTATAAAAGATGAAAAGGGAAATATTGTCGTAAGCTCTCTTAACTCAAAATTTTTAAAAGAGATGTCTGAAATTTCAAATGGAAAATATTTTGAAGTAAATAATCTTTCAGATAATACAAAAGAGTTTATTTTTGATATAGAAACTCTTGATAAATCTAAAATAAAAGATGAAAAAATATCTATCTATGAAAAATATTTTCAATGGTTTTTAGGAATTGGACTTTTATTTATTTTGGTAGGATATTTCTTAAAAGGAGGAACAAAATATGAAAAATAA
- a CDS encoding vWA domain-containing protein translates to MFKFNDPYFFILIPFIIYLFFRKKKSKGIKVPSIQGIKKYSLNSKKYLIGKYFILISSILMVIGLARPQRISDKKIKKDGIDIVVALDLSKSMLQEDFNPNRLEKSKELLSKFISQRINDRMGLVIFGGDAYTKIPLTFDNSMLREVVEKIKVDDITSNNRTAIGMGVGVAINRLKESESKSKVIILMTDGENNYGELSPIDATRLAKELGIKIYTIGIGAYERNVPSFFGVMRKVKNTELDENLLTKMAEETNGKYFRASDEKSFEEIFSEINKLEKTEIEKQDFVQKEELYISFVKASLIFLLIGLFFEFLLFIRLP, encoded by the coding sequence ATGTTTAAATTTAATGATCCATATTTTTTTATTCTCATTCCTTTTATTATATATCTATTTTTTAGAAAGAAAAAATCAAAGGGAATAAAAGTTCCAAGTATCCAAGGGATAAAAAAATATTCTCTAAACTCTAAAAAATATCTGATTGGAAAATATTTTATACTGATTTCTTCTATCTTAATGGTTATTGGACTTGCACGTCCTCAAAGAATAAGTGATAAGAAAATAAAAAAAGATGGTATAGATATAGTAGTGGCTTTGGATTTATCAAAATCTATGTTACAGGAGGACTTTAATCCAAACAGGTTGGAAAAATCAAAAGAATTGCTTTCAAAATTTATTTCTCAAAGGATTAATGATAGAATGGGGCTTGTGATTTTTGGTGGTGACGCCTATACAAAAATCCCTTTGACTTTTGATAATTCAATGTTAAGAGAGGTTGTTGAAAAAATAAAAGTAGATGATATTACTAGTAACAATCGGACTGCTATTGGAATGGGGGTTGGAGTGGCTATCAATCGTCTAAAAGAATCAGAGTCAAAATCAAAAGTTATAATTCTTATGACTGACGGAGAAAATAACTATGGAGAACTTTCTCCGATTGACGCTACAAGACTTGCAAAAGAGCTTGGAATAAAAATTTATACAATAGGAATTGGAGCTTATGAAAGAAATGTTCCGTCATTCTTCGGAGTTATGAGAAAAGTGAAAAATACTGAGCTTGATGAAAATCTTTTGACTAAGATGGCAGAGGAAACAAATGGAAAATATTTTAGAGCCAGTGATGAAAAATCTTTTGAAGAGATTTTTTCTGAAATAAATAAGCTTGAAAAAACCGAGATAGAGAAACAAGATTTTGTACAGAAAGAGGAACTTTATATAAGTTTTGTAAAAGCCTCACTTATTTTTCTATTAATTGGTTTGTTCTTTGAGTTTTTACTATTTATAAGATTACCATAA
- a CDS encoding DUF58 domain-containing protein yields the protein MTKEELLRKIKKINIRTKAVADEFFVGNYRSIFKGNGMEFSDVRPYEIGDDVKRIDWKITARQKRTYIKQYEEERELSIFLVVDISLSNSFQSKEDLIAQITSSLAYSGCENGDNVGLILFSDRVEKFIPPQKNRNQILRIIEALLDIKPQGKGTNISVALDFLGKIQKRHSIVFLISDFLDENYTHSLKITQRQHTLIPIRILDRRFESLPKGFLFNLLDSESGEIITVGNFKNNINFQEDNDIKTLDIYTDDDYAKVLAKFFKRGGAV from the coding sequence ATGACAAAAGAGGAACTTTTAAGAAAAATCAAAAAAATAAATATAAGGACAAAGGCTGTGGCTGATGAATTTTTTGTTGGGAATTATCGTTCTATCTTTAAAGGAAACGGAATGGAATTTTCTGATGTAAGACCTTATGAAATCGGTGATGATGTAAAAAGAATTGATTGGAAAATTACGGCAAGACAGAAAAGAACCTATATAAAACAATATGAGGAAGAGAGAGAACTTTCTATATTTTTAGTTGTGGATATATCTTTGTCAAACAGTTTTCAATCAAAAGAGGATTTAATAGCTCAAATTACATCTTCCCTTGCATATAGTGGTTGTGAAAATGGAGATAATGTTGGTTTAATTCTTTTTAGTGACAGAGTAGAAAAATTTATTCCACCACAAAAAAATAGAAATCAAATCTTAAGAATTATTGAGGCACTGTTAGATATAAAACCTCAAGGAAAAGGAACTAATATTTCTGTGGCTTTAGACTTTCTTGGGAAAATTCAAAAAAGACATTCAATAGTTTTTTTGATTTCTGATTTTTTAGATGAAAATTATACTCACTCTCTAAAGATTACCCAAAGACAACATACTTTGATACCTATAAGGATTTTAGATAGAAGATTTGAAAGTTTGCCAAAGGGATTTCTTTTTAATCTTTTGGATTCTGAATCTGGAGAAATTATAACTGTTGGAAATTTTAAAAACAATATAAATTTTCAAGAGGATAATGATATAAAAACTTTAGATATTTACACAGATGATGATTATGCAAAGGTTTTGGCTAAATTTTTTAAAAGAGGAGGGGCAGTATGA
- a CDS encoding AAA family ATPase, which translates to MEKNLIISKLKSEIGRKVIGQENMIDKILIGILTEGHILLEGLPGLAKSLTVNTIAETLGLKFSRIQFTPDLLPSDIIGTEIYNEKTGEFYTKKGPIFANIILADEINRAPAKVQSALLEAMQERQVTISNETFPLERPFIVLATQNPIEQNGTYPLPEAQQDRFLMKVKVEYPTKDEEKKFLELITGENDFENIEITKILTKENLDELKSQVKKVYIDEKLKEYILNIIFKTREKSNDILCGASPRASIALVKASKANAFIEGRDFVMPEDIKKVIYDVLRHRIILSYEAVADEKTVDEIIMEVMESIELP; encoded by the coding sequence TTGGAAAAAAATCTAATAATATCAAAATTAAAATCAGAGATAGGAAGAAAAGTCATCGGTCAAGAAAATATGATTGATAAAATTTTAATTGGAATTTTGACAGAGGGACATATTTTACTTGAAGGTTTACCAGGACTTGCAAAATCTCTTACTGTAAATACAATAGCTGAAACCTTAGGGCTTAAATTTTCAAGAATCCAATTTACTCCAGATTTACTTCCAAGTGATATAATTGGAACTGAGATTTATAATGAAAAGACAGGAGAATTTTATACTAAGAAAGGTCCTATATTTGCAAATATAATTTTAGCTGACGAGATAAACAGAGCTCCAGCAAAAGTCCAATCTGCTCTTTTAGAGGCAATGCAAGAAAGACAGGTTACAATCTCTAACGAAACTTTTCCTCTTGAAAGACCATTTATAGTTCTTGCAACTCAAAACCCAATTGAGCAAAATGGAACTTATCCACTTCCTGAAGCTCAACAAGACAGATTTCTTATGAAGGTAAAAGTTGAATATCCTACAAAAGATGAGGAAAAAAAGTTTTTGGAGTTAATTACTGGAGAAAATGATTTTGAAAATATAGAAATCACTAAAATTTTAACAAAAGAAAATCTTGATGAATTAAAATCTCAAGTAAAAAAAGTATATATTGATGAAAAACTTAAAGAATATATTTTAAATATTATTTTTAAAACTAGAGAAAAATCTAATGATATTCTTTGTGGAGCATCTCCTCGTGCAAGTATCGCCCTTGTAAAAGCATCAAAAGCTAATGCTTTTATAGAAGGTAGAGATTTTGTAATGCCTGAAGATATTAAAAAAGTAATTTATGATGTGTTACGTCATAGAATTATTTTATCTTATGAGGCTGTTGCTGACGAAAAAACAGTTGATGAAATTATAATGGAAGTAATGGAATCAATTGAACTTCCATAA
- a CDS encoding acyl-CoA thioesterase produces the protein MFGIDYKVIVSDINYGGHMGNERALIIFQQCRMDWLNSLGFDEINIGENKGIIQLESHVYYLKEVKLGENLRCFIKNIDFSKTTFETFYEVLNENDEIVLKGSTKHMAFDYERKRPSRLPKEFLEKLENIKIEEN, from the coding sequence ATGTTTGGAATAGATTATAAAGTAATAGTGTCAGATATAAATTATGGAGGGCATATGGGAAATGAAAGAGCCCTTATAATTTTTCAACAATGTAGAATGGATTGGCTGAACTCTCTAGGTTTTGACGAAATAAATATCGGAGAAAATAAAGGAATTATCCAACTTGAATCTCATGTTTATTATCTAAAAGAGGTAAAACTTGGAGAAAATCTAAGATGTTTTATAAAAAATATAGATTTTTCAAAAACTACTTTCGAAACTTTTTATGAAGTTTTAAATGAAAATGACGAAATAGTTTTAAAAGGAAGTACAAAACATATGGCTTTTGATTATGAAAGAAAAAGACCATCAAGATTACCAAAAGAGTTTTTAGAAAAATTAGAAAATATTAAAATAGAAGAAAATTAA
- the hemL gene encoding glutamate-1-semialdehyde 2,1-aminomutase translates to MSYKNSKEIYNKAVKFIPGGVNSPVRAFKSVHREAPIFVKKAKGSKLCDEDGNEYIDYICSWGPMILGHNFKNVIEGVREEIENGSSYGLPTKLEVELAELITKCCPSMDKVRLTTSGTEATMSAVRLARAYTGRNKILKFEGCYHGHSDALLVKSGSGLLTDGYQDSNGITEGVLKDTLTVPFGDREKIKEILEKNNVACLIMEPVPANMGVISPDVEFLKFVREICTATSTVLIFDEVISGFRLSLGGAQEYFGITPDMTTLGKIIGGGYPVGAFGGKEEIMNLIAPIGRVYHAGTLSGNPISVRAGLETVGYLYENKETIYKELENKTKYITKNLEKLAKKYNVPVCINRLGSLYTIFFTEKSQVKNLEDALTSNTENFAIYFNTMLDNGIVIPPSQFEAHFISLALTDEDIAKTLEVAEEAFKNITNKI, encoded by the coding sequence ATGAGTTATAAAAATTCAAAAGAGATATATAATAAAGCAGTAAAATTTATTCCTGGTGGAGTAAATAGTCCAGTAAGAGCTTTTAAATCTGTTCATAGAGAGGCTCCTATTTTTGTAAAAAAAGCTAAAGGCTCAAAACTTTGCGACGAAGATGGAAATGAATATATTGATTATATCTGTTCTTGGGGACCAATGATTTTAGGGCATAATTTTAAAAATGTAATTGAAGGTGTAAGGGAAGAAATAGAAAATGGTAGTTCATATGGACTTCCTACAAAATTAGAAGTGGAGCTTGCAGAGCTTATAACAAAATGTTGTCCATCAATGGATAAAGTAAGACTTACAACTTCTGGAACTGAGGCAACAATGTCAGCTGTTAGACTTGCAAGAGCTTACACTGGTAGAAATAAAATTTTAAAATTTGAAGGTTGTTATCACGGTCATTCTGATGCACTTCTTGTAAAATCTGGTTCAGGACTTTTAACAGATGGTTATCAAGATAGTAATGGAATTACTGAGGGAGTTTTAAAAGATACTTTAACAGTTCCATTTGGTGATAGAGAAAAAATCAAAGAAATTTTAGAAAAAAATAATGTGGCTTGTCTTATAATGGAGCCAGTTCCTGCAAATATGGGAGTTATTTCTCCAGATGTAGAATTTTTAAAATTTGTAAGAGAGATTTGTACAGCTACTTCTACAGTTTTAATTTTTGATGAAGTTATCTCTGGATTTAGATTATCACTTGGAGGGGCTCAAGAATATTTTGGTATCACTCCAGACATGACAACTCTTGGAAAAATAATTGGTGGAGGATATCCTGTTGGAGCTTTTGGTGGAAAAGAGGAGATAATGAATCTTATCGCTCCAATTGGAAGAGTATATCACGCAGGAACTTTGTCAGGAAATCCAATATCTGTAAGAGCTGGGCTTGAAACAGTAGGTTATCTTTACGAGAATAAAGAAACTATTTATAAAGAACTTGAAAATAAAACAAAATATATAACTAAAAATCTTGAAAAATTAGCTAAAAAATATAATGTTCCAGTTTGTATTAATAGACTAGGGTCACTTTACACTATATTTTTTACTGAGAAATCTCAAGTTAAAAATCTTGAAGATGCTTTAACATCAAATACAGAAAATTTTGCTATTTACTTTAATACAATGCTAGATAATGGAATTGTTATTCCACCATCACAATTTGAGGCACATTTTATATCACTTGCTTTAACTGATGAAGATATAGCAAAAACTTTAGAGGTAGCAGAAGAAGCATTTAAAAATATTACTAATAAAATTTAA
- the hydG gene encoding [FeFe] hydrogenase H-cluster radical SAM maturase HydG, with protein sequence MREEKYDISFLAEEKINSILTEAKEKAKDEKEIRKIFEKAKLAEGITPLESAILLNIEDKNLLDEMFKIAKLIKEKIYGKRIVMFAPLYVSNYCVNNCHYCGYQHCNDNLNRKKLTRDELINEVKALEKLGHKRIVLEAGEDPINCSLDYIIQCIKDIYSIKFENGNIRRININIAATTVEDYKRLKEAEIGTYTLFQESFHRPTYEKMHLSGPKKDYYYHTTAMFRAREAGIDDVGIGVLYGLYDSTYETVAMIMYANELEKVTGVGPHTISVPRLRAASSVTLKEYPHLVDDEKFKKIVAVLRLAVPYTGMILSTREEAGFRDSVIELGISQVSTGSCTGVGGYSEASENTAQFEVGDHRSPMEMLESLIKSGYIPSYCTACYRSGRTGDRFMEIAKSGKINVMCEANALMTLKEFLIDYADEHLREVGNKAILDALEKMPNEEFKNKIKGYLKDIENGARDISV encoded by the coding sequence ATGAGAGAAGAAAAATATGATATTAGCTTTTTAGCAGAGGAAAAAATAAATTCTATTTTAACTGAGGCAAAAGAAAAAGCAAAAGATGAAAAAGAGATAAGAAAAATTTTTGAAAAAGCAAAACTTGCAGAGGGGATAACTCCTCTTGAATCAGCTATACTTTTAAATATAGAAGATAAAAATCTTTTAGATGAGATGTTTAAGATAGCAAAACTTATAAAAGAAAAAATTTATGGAAAAAGAATTGTTATGTTTGCACCACTTTATGTAAGTAACTATTGTGTAAATAACTGTCACTATTGTGGTTACCAACATTGTAATGACAATCTTAATAGAAAAAAATTAACAAGAGATGAATTGATTAATGAAGTAAAAGCTTTGGAAAAATTAGGGCATAAAAGAATTGTTTTAGAAGCTGGAGAAGATCCAATTAACTGTTCACTTGATTATATTATTCAATGTATAAAAGATATTTATTCTATAAAATTTGAAAATGGAAATATAAGAAGAATAAATATAAATATCGCTGCTACAACAGTTGAAGATTACAAAAGATTAAAAGAGGCAGAAATTGGAACTTATACACTTTTCCAAGAAAGTTTCCACAGACCTACTTATGAAAAAATGCACTTAAGCGGACCTAAAAAAGATTATTATTATCATACAACAGCAATGTTCAGAGCAAGAGAAGCTGGAATTGATGATGTAGGAATTGGAGTTTTATACGGACTTTATGATTCAACTTATGAAACTGTGGCAATGATAATGTATGCTAATGAGCTTGAAAAAGTTACAGGAGTAGGACCTCACACAATCTCTGTCCCAAGACTTAGAGCAGCAAGCAGTGTAACTCTAAAAGAATACCCACATCTTGTAGATGATGAAAAATTTAAAAAAATAGTTGCAGTATTAAGACTTGCTGTGCCTTATACAGGAATGATTTTATCTACAAGAGAGGAAGCAGGATTTAGAGATAGTGTTATCGAACTTGGCATTTCTCAAGTAAGTACAGGTTCTTGCACAGGAGTTGGAGGATATTCAGAGGCTAGTGAAAATACAGCTCAATTTGAAGTTGGAGATCATCGTTCACCAATGGAAATGCTTGAAAGTTTAATAAAATCAGGTTATATTCCAAGTTATTGTACTGCTTGTTATAGATCTGGACGTACTGGAGATAGATTTATGGAAATTGCAAAAAGTGGAAAAATAAATGTTATGTGTGAAGCAAATGCACTTATGACTTTAAAAGAATTTTTAATTGATTATGCAGATGAGCATTTAAGAGAAGTTGGAAATAAAGCGATACTTGATGCTTTAGAAAAAATGCCAAATGAAGAATTTAAAAATAAAATTAAAGGGTATTTAAAAGATATTGAAAATGGAGCTAGAGATATTTCAGTTTAA